One part of the Andrena cerasifolii isolate SP2316 chromosome 4, iyAndCera1_principal, whole genome shotgun sequence genome encodes these proteins:
- the Rat1 gene encoding 5'-3' exoribonuclease 2 Rat1 isoform X2, translating into MGVPAFFRWLSRKYPSVIVECIEQKSVTTNGVQVPVNSADPNPNGVEFDNLYLDMNGIIHPCTHPEDKPAPKNEEEMMEAIFECIDRLFRIVRPRKLLYMAIDGVAPRAKMNQQRSRRFRASKETCEKINEIQRIRSELSLKGASLPPEKPKEEHFDSNCITPGTPFMARLSKCLHYYIHDRLNNDPGWRNLKVILSDANVPGEGEHKIMDFIRRQRAQPDHDPNTQHVLCGADADLIMLGLATHEPNFTIIREEFKPNKPRPCDICGQLGHEMKECTGAEPNQKEEDNAFGSECQFIFVRLNVLREYLERELQMPNLPFKYDFERAIDDWVFMCFFVGNDFLPHLPSLEIREGAIDRLVNLYKKAVYKTGGFLTDSGDVNLDRVQMIMSELGDVEDEIFKKRQQNELAFKQREKDKKRRLQAISNYKPKWIPVGQFAPTPLGGQVKPVENARYEAYQMRVQGRNYNTSADQAKGNSNKALESMMRPEGEKRKLDESQDAESDDDQAHDEVRLWEDGFKDRYYESKFDVSSDNLQFRNNVALQYVRGLCWVLRYYYQGCASWKWYFPYHYAPFASDFINIGGLSTEFEKGTIPFRPLEQLMGVFPAASCKHVPEPWAKLMSDPRSPIIDFYPEDFKIDLNGKKFAWQGVALLPFVDEKRLFKALEPYYDSLTDAERKRNVCGDNLLYVGLGNSGYNFLKGLYVNRVGFETETQISIDGMRGTVLLAETCVGEGATLPSPINGLPVRNNKVYCISYRDPTYGSNFIFPAKKLKGAREPPRVLKPQDFEQMNRNTGNTWKPQIGFTPSTQSASLSDAGRRILGHYTNHNRVPPPYGPMSHSQNVYSAHHGYQSADYQGGYESAGSSQATPGPWARGYGVPHNNYQRYQHPEYQQRNNYSTQSYGRNNYQNPQYNNYHQQRNYSSNYQGNGNGSGGNRGGWRR; encoded by the exons ATGGGTGTACCAGCATTTTTTCGGTGGTTGAGCAGGAAGTATCCTTCCGTGATTGTCGAATGCATCGAGCAGAAG TCCGTCACAACAAATGGCGTACAAGTTCCGGTGAATTCGGCAGACCCGAACCCGAACGGGGTAGAGTTTGATAACTTGTATCTCGACATGAATGGTATTATACATCCTTGCACTCATCCGGAGGATAA ACCTGCGCCCAAGAATGAAGAGGAAATGATGGAAGCTATTTTCGAATGCATCGATCGCTTATTCCGTATAGTGAGACCTAGGAAATTACTCTACATGGCGATCGATGGTGTT GCGCCTAGAGCTAAGATGAATCAGCAGAGATCAAGGCGATTCAGAGCGTCGAAAGAGACGTGCGAGAAGATTAACGAAATACAGAGGATACGTTCTGAATTATCTCTTAAAGGAGCTTCCTTACCACCGGAGAAACCAAAAGAAGAGCATTTCGATAGCAATTGTATTACACCG GGTACACCGTTTATGGCAAGATTGTCGAAATGTTTGCATTATTATATACACGATCGCTTAAACAATGACCCGGGTTGGAGAAACCTAAAAGTAATTCTGAGCGATGCGAATGTACCAGGTGAAGGGGAACATAAGATAATGGATTTTATACGCAGACAGAGAG CGCAACCCGATCATGATCCTAACACACAACACGTTTTGTGTGGAGCAGACGCTGATTTGATTATGTTGGGTCTCGCAACACATGAACCTAATTTTACTATTATTCGCGAAGAGTTCAAGCCGAATAAACCTAGACCGTGCGATATATGCGGTCAGTTAGGGCACGAGATGAAAGAGTGTACAGGCGCGGAGCCTAATCAGAAAGAAGAAGACAATGCTTTTGGATCCGAATGCCAGTTCATATTTGTGCGGTTAAATGTACTCAGGGAATATTTAGAGAGGGAGTTGCAAATGCCTAATCTACCCTTTAAATACGATTTCGAGCGAGCTATCGATGATTGGGTGTTCATGTGTTTCTTCGTAGGAAATGATTTCCTACCCCATCTCCCGTCATTGGAGATTAGAGAAGGGGCAATCGATAGACTTGTTAATTTGTACAAAAAAGCAGTATATAAAACAGGA GGATTCTTGACAGATAGCGGGGACGTGAACTTGGACAGAGTTCAGATGATAATGTCCGAACTCGGCGATGTCGAGGATGAGATTTTCAAGAAGCGACAACAGAACGAATTGGCGTTCAAGCAACGTGAGAAGGACAAAAAGAGACGGTTACAGGCAATCAGCAATTACAAGCCAAAATGGATTCCAGTTGGACAGTTTGCACCTACG CCTTTAGGTGGCCAAGTGAAGCCAGTGGAGAACGCGCGTTACGAGGCTTATCAGATGCGCGTTCAAGGTAGAAACTACAACACCTCTGCCGATCAGGCGAAAGGGAACTCCAACAAAGCTCTAGAGAGCATGATGCGCCCTGAG GGGGAGAAGCGCAAGCTCGACGAGTCTCAAGATGCTGAATCAGACGACGATCAAGCGCACGACGAAGTAAGGCTGTGGGAAGACGGCTTTAAAGATCGTTATTACGAATCGAAGTTTGACGTGTCCTCTGATAACTTGCAATTCAG AAATAACGTGGCTCTGCAGTACGTGCGTGGCCTGTGCTGGGTCCTACGCTATTACTATCAAGGCTGCGCTTCATGGAAATGGTACTTTCCATATCACTATGCCCCGTTTGCTAGCGATTTCATCAACATCGGCGGCCTTTCTACGGAGTTCGAGAAAGGGACTATACCG TTTCGTCCATTGGAGCAATTGATGGGCGTGTTCCCAGCTGCCAGTTGTAAGCACGTTCCCGAGCCGTGGGCGAAGCTGATGAGTGATCCA agatCACCGATTATCGACTTTTACCCGGAAGACTTTAAAATAGACTTGAACGGGAAGAAGTTTGCTTGGCAAGGAGTGGCTCTGCTCCCTTTCGTTGACGAGAAGAGACTGTTCAAGGCTTTGGAACCGTATTATGACTCCCTTACAGATGCAGAAA GAAAGCGAAACGTTTGCGGCGACAACCTATTGTACGTCGGCCTTGGCAACAGTGGCTACAATTTCCTGAAGGGACTTTACGTGAATCGTGTAGGATTCGAGACAGAGACTCAAATATCCATTGATGGCATGCGTGGTACAGTGTTGCTGGCCGAAACTTGCGTGGGAGAGGGAGCTACTTTGCCCTCGCCCATAAACGGGCTGCCAGTCAGGAACAATAAGGTCTATTG TATTAGCTACAGAGACCCAACGTACGGCAGCAATTTCATATTCCCCGCGAAGAAGTTGAAGGGTGCCAGAGAGCCGCCGAGAGTATTAAAGCCACAGGACTTCGAGCAGATGAACCGTAATACCGGCAACACCTGGAAACCACAAATTGGTTTCACTCCCTCTACTCAGTCTGCTTCCTTGAGCGACGCGGGTCGAAGAATACTTGG ACATTACACGAACCACAACAGAGTGCCACCACCGTACGGACCCATGTCACATTCTCAGAACGTCTACTCAGCGCATCACG
- the Rat1 gene encoding 5'-3' exoribonuclease 2 Rat1 isoform X1, with amino-acid sequence MGVPAFFRWLSRKYPSVIVECIEQKSVTTNGVQVPVNSADPNPNGVEFDNLYLDMNGIIHPCTHPEDKPAPKNEEEMMEAIFECIDRLFRIVRPRKLLYMAIDGVAPRAKMNQQRSRRFRASKETCEKINEIQRIRSELSLKGASLPPEKPKEEHFDSNCITPGTPFMARLSKCLHYYIHDRLNNDPGWRNLKVILSDANVPGEGEHKIMDFIRRQRAQPDHDPNTQHVLCGADADLIMLGLATHEPNFTIIREEFKPNKPRPCDICGQLGHEMKECTGAEPNQKEEDNAFGSECQFIFVRLNVLREYLERELQMPNLPFKYDFERAIDDWVFMCFFVGNDFLPHLPSLEIREGAIDRLVNLYKKAVYKTGGFLTDSGDVNLDRVQMIMSELGDVEDEIFKKRQQNELAFKQREKDKKRRLQAISNYKPKWIPVGQFAPTPLGGQVKPVENARYEAYQMRVQGRNYNTSADQAKGNSNKALESMMRPENSSKKGEKRKLDESQDAESDDDQAHDEVRLWEDGFKDRYYESKFDVSSDNLQFRNNVALQYVRGLCWVLRYYYQGCASWKWYFPYHYAPFASDFINIGGLSTEFEKGTIPFRPLEQLMGVFPAASCKHVPEPWAKLMSDPRSPIIDFYPEDFKIDLNGKKFAWQGVALLPFVDEKRLFKALEPYYDSLTDAERKRNVCGDNLLYVGLGNSGYNFLKGLYVNRVGFETETQISIDGMRGTVLLAETCVGEGATLPSPINGLPVRNNKVYCISYRDPTYGSNFIFPAKKLKGAREPPRVLKPQDFEQMNRNTGNTWKPQIGFTPSTQSASLSDAGRRILGHYTNHNRVPPPYGPMSHSQNVYSAHHGYQSADYQGGYESAGSSQATPGPWARGYGVPHNNYQRYQHPEYQQRNNYSTQSYGRNNYQNPQYNNYHQQRNYSSNYQGNGNGSGGNRGGWRR; translated from the exons ATGGGTGTACCAGCATTTTTTCGGTGGTTGAGCAGGAAGTATCCTTCCGTGATTGTCGAATGCATCGAGCAGAAG TCCGTCACAACAAATGGCGTACAAGTTCCGGTGAATTCGGCAGACCCGAACCCGAACGGGGTAGAGTTTGATAACTTGTATCTCGACATGAATGGTATTATACATCCTTGCACTCATCCGGAGGATAA ACCTGCGCCCAAGAATGAAGAGGAAATGATGGAAGCTATTTTCGAATGCATCGATCGCTTATTCCGTATAGTGAGACCTAGGAAATTACTCTACATGGCGATCGATGGTGTT GCGCCTAGAGCTAAGATGAATCAGCAGAGATCAAGGCGATTCAGAGCGTCGAAAGAGACGTGCGAGAAGATTAACGAAATACAGAGGATACGTTCTGAATTATCTCTTAAAGGAGCTTCCTTACCACCGGAGAAACCAAAAGAAGAGCATTTCGATAGCAATTGTATTACACCG GGTACACCGTTTATGGCAAGATTGTCGAAATGTTTGCATTATTATATACACGATCGCTTAAACAATGACCCGGGTTGGAGAAACCTAAAAGTAATTCTGAGCGATGCGAATGTACCAGGTGAAGGGGAACATAAGATAATGGATTTTATACGCAGACAGAGAG CGCAACCCGATCATGATCCTAACACACAACACGTTTTGTGTGGAGCAGACGCTGATTTGATTATGTTGGGTCTCGCAACACATGAACCTAATTTTACTATTATTCGCGAAGAGTTCAAGCCGAATAAACCTAGACCGTGCGATATATGCGGTCAGTTAGGGCACGAGATGAAAGAGTGTACAGGCGCGGAGCCTAATCAGAAAGAAGAAGACAATGCTTTTGGATCCGAATGCCAGTTCATATTTGTGCGGTTAAATGTACTCAGGGAATATTTAGAGAGGGAGTTGCAAATGCCTAATCTACCCTTTAAATACGATTTCGAGCGAGCTATCGATGATTGGGTGTTCATGTGTTTCTTCGTAGGAAATGATTTCCTACCCCATCTCCCGTCATTGGAGATTAGAGAAGGGGCAATCGATAGACTTGTTAATTTGTACAAAAAAGCAGTATATAAAACAGGA GGATTCTTGACAGATAGCGGGGACGTGAACTTGGACAGAGTTCAGATGATAATGTCCGAACTCGGCGATGTCGAGGATGAGATTTTCAAGAAGCGACAACAGAACGAATTGGCGTTCAAGCAACGTGAGAAGGACAAAAAGAGACGGTTACAGGCAATCAGCAATTACAAGCCAAAATGGATTCCAGTTGGACAGTTTGCACCTACG CCTTTAGGTGGCCAAGTGAAGCCAGTGGAGAACGCGCGTTACGAGGCTTATCAGATGCGCGTTCAAGGTAGAAACTACAACACCTCTGCCGATCAGGCGAAAGGGAACTCCAACAAAGCTCTAGAGAGCATGATGCGCCCTGAG AATTCGTCCAAAAAGGGGGAGAAGCGCAAGCTCGACGAGTCTCAAGATGCTGAATCAGACGACGATCAAGCGCACGACGAAGTAAGGCTGTGGGAAGACGGCTTTAAAGATCGTTATTACGAATCGAAGTTTGACGTGTCCTCTGATAACTTGCAATTCAG AAATAACGTGGCTCTGCAGTACGTGCGTGGCCTGTGCTGGGTCCTACGCTATTACTATCAAGGCTGCGCTTCATGGAAATGGTACTTTCCATATCACTATGCCCCGTTTGCTAGCGATTTCATCAACATCGGCGGCCTTTCTACGGAGTTCGAGAAAGGGACTATACCG TTTCGTCCATTGGAGCAATTGATGGGCGTGTTCCCAGCTGCCAGTTGTAAGCACGTTCCCGAGCCGTGGGCGAAGCTGATGAGTGATCCA agatCACCGATTATCGACTTTTACCCGGAAGACTTTAAAATAGACTTGAACGGGAAGAAGTTTGCTTGGCAAGGAGTGGCTCTGCTCCCTTTCGTTGACGAGAAGAGACTGTTCAAGGCTTTGGAACCGTATTATGACTCCCTTACAGATGCAGAAA GAAAGCGAAACGTTTGCGGCGACAACCTATTGTACGTCGGCCTTGGCAACAGTGGCTACAATTTCCTGAAGGGACTTTACGTGAATCGTGTAGGATTCGAGACAGAGACTCAAATATCCATTGATGGCATGCGTGGTACAGTGTTGCTGGCCGAAACTTGCGTGGGAGAGGGAGCTACTTTGCCCTCGCCCATAAACGGGCTGCCAGTCAGGAACAATAAGGTCTATTG TATTAGCTACAGAGACCCAACGTACGGCAGCAATTTCATATTCCCCGCGAAGAAGTTGAAGGGTGCCAGAGAGCCGCCGAGAGTATTAAAGCCACAGGACTTCGAGCAGATGAACCGTAATACCGGCAACACCTGGAAACCACAAATTGGTTTCACTCCCTCTACTCAGTCTGCTTCCTTGAGCGACGCGGGTCGAAGAATACTTGG ACATTACACGAACCACAACAGAGTGCCACCACCGTACGGACCCATGTCACATTCTCAGAACGTCTACTCAGCGCATCACG
- the LOC143367939 gene encoding luciferin 4-monooxygenase: MEEENILHGPPDHISEFRNISLGQLLLNQLTAHRHCVAQIAPRTEEEQTYDEILNASRKLAVALRREGLQKGDCIAICSENNLEFCIPVCASLYLGVTICPLNPLYTEREMKHALSISKPKIIFVSAIGAKNMDKVFPQLSWSPKLVMLTESRDYKLPSIKSLTLDIVVDDNFQACSVDADHVTVISCSSGTTGLPKGVMLTNKNLLTMIRHFAIASPNITNANVTTLALLPFFHAYSFCVLLMRLVFGNKAVVLSRFDEKLFLDCIEKYRIEHLTIVPPLMVFLAKHPMVDKYDLSCIKDIWCGAAPLSKEIIKTVVNRLNSPNIKQGYGLTETTLAVIKSPMNSTKFDSVGTLSPETSGKIMPIDGDESSKPLGPNSVGELCFKGDLIMKGYCNDDSATATTIDKDGWLHSGDVGYYDEQGYFYIVDRLKELIKYKAFQVPPAELEALLLSCAGIKDAAVIGLPNEEAGELPIAFVVKQDGSDITADEITKFVNERVSSHKRLRGGIRFVESIPKTASGKILRRELRDALKSKL; this comes from the exons ATGGAAgaggaaaatattttacatgGGCCCCCTGATCACATTTCAGAATTCAGGAATATATCCCTAGGACAATTACTTTTAAATCAATTGACTGCTCATCGGCATTGTGTGGCGCAG ATAGCGCCGCGCACTGAGGAGGAACAAACATACGATGAAATTCTAAATGCCAGTCGAAAGCTGGCGGTTGCGCTTCGGAGAGAAGGATTACAGAAGGGAGATTGTATAGCCATATGCAGCGAGAACAATTTAGAATTTTGCATACCAGTATGCGCGTCACTTTACCTGGGCGTTACTAtctgcccgttaaatccgctaTATACGGAAAGGGAAATGAAACATGCGTTAAGTATATCCAAGCCAAAGATCATCTTTGTGTCGGCGATCGGAGCGAAGAACATggacaaagtttttcctcaaTTATCTTGGTCACCAAAGCTAGTAATGTTAACAGAGTCCAGGGATTATAAGTTACCGAGTATAAAAAGCTTAACACTGGATATCGTCGTTGACGATAATTTCCAAGCCTGCTCGGTGGACGCCGATCATGTAACAGTCATATCATGCTCCAGCGGCACCACAGGATTGCCGAAAGGCGTTATGTTGACAAACAAAAATCTGTTAACTATGATAAGGCACTTTGCAATCGCGTCGCCTAATATTACAAATGCTAACGTAACGACTTTAGCTCTGTTACCGTTCTTCCACGCATATTCCTTCTGTGTACTCTTGATGAGACTCGTTTTCGGGAATAAAGCTGTCGTTCTTTCGCGCTTCGACGAAAAACTATTTCTGGATTGTATAGAAAAGTATAGAATCGAACATTTAACTATCGTACCGCCGCTCATGGTTTTCCTAGCGAAACATCCTATGGTAGACAAATACGACTTGTCCTGCATCAAAGATATTTG GTGCGGTGCAGCGCCTTTGtcgaaagaaattattaaaactgtTGTAAACAGATTAAACTCGCCGAATATAAAGCAAGGGTATGGATTAACGGAAACTACATTAGCTGTGATTAAATCACCAATGAATAGTACAAAGTTCGATAGTGTAGGAACACTATCTCCGGAGACTTCAG GAAAAATAATGCCGATTGATGGAGATGAATCGAGTAAACCTCTAGGACCAAACAGCGTAGGAGAATTATGTTTCAAAGGGGACTTGATAATGAAAGGATATTGCAACGATGATAGCGCTACAGCCACAACGATCGACAAAGACGGCTGGTTGCACTCTGGGGATGTTGGATATTACGATGAGCAGGGTTATTTCTATATAGTAGACCGTTTAAAAGAACTTATTAAATACAAAGCATTCCAAGTTCCCCCAGCTGAGTTAGAAGCATTATTATTATCTTGTGCCGGTATCAAAGATGCAGCGGTTATTGGGTTGCCAAACGAAGAAGCAGGAGAATTGCCAATTGCTTTCGTCGTTAAACAAGATGGATCTGACATAACAGCTGATGAGATTACCAAATTTGTGAACG AACGAGTATCGAGTCACAAACGACTCCGAGGCGGAATCAGGTTCGTCGAGAGCATCCCAAAAACGGCATCAGGAAAGATTCTGCGCCGAGAATTACGCGATGCGCTTAAATCAAAGTTATAG
- the LOC143367946 gene encoding 3'(2'),5'-bisphosphate nucleotidase 1 isoform X2 → MITIYKKIPQPMQENLKDGSKRFLIVTDSRLVDICYSESRCIIASLSRQFPNITIIGEEGSTDCDVPIDWVVTEADEEVLKLKLPAHLEDIDLKDVCVWVDPLDGTSEYAQGLVEHVTVLVGVAIGQKAVGGVIHQPYYKSVESDILGRTLWGINGVGYGGFTPIAPPKGKRIIAATRSHSNANIQAAINALHPDEVLRVGGAGYKVILLMEGKAHAYVFASKGSKRWDTCAPEAILHAVGGILTDSLGEQYSYDAGTSYQNLKGILATAPSEDHQWYLSHIPQEVKERLEQ, encoded by the exons ATGAtaactatttataaaaaaatacctcAACCCATG CAGGAAAATTTGAAAGATGGCTCAAAGCGCTTCCTTATTGTCACGGATAGTCGCCTCGTCGATATCTGCTACAGTGAGAGCAG GTGTATCATTGCTTCGTTAAGTCGCcagtttccaaatatcaccatTATAGGCGAAGAAGGATCGACGGATTGTGACGTACCAATCGACTGGGTCGTGACAGAGGCAGATGAAGAagtattgaaattgaaattaccGGCGCACCTGGAAGATATCGATCTCAAAGACGTGTGTGTTTGGGTAGATCCGTTGGACG GAACATCGGAGTACGCGCAGGGCCTCGTAGAACATGTTACAGTTTTAGTAGGAGTGGCCATTGGGCAGAAAGCGGTCGGAGGTGTAATTCATCAACCATATTATAAAAGTGTGGAAAGCGATATATTGGGGCGTACTCTTTGGGGTATTAATGGGGTAGGGTATGGCGGATTCACACCGATTGCACCTCCGAAAGGGAAAAGAATAATTGCAGCAACACG TTCGCATTCGAACGCTAACATTCAGGCAGCTATAAACGCCTTACATCCGGATGAAGTTCTACGCGTTGGCGGCGCTGGGTATAAGGTAATACTTTTAATGGAAGGAAAAGCTCATGCTTACGTTTTTGCTAGCAAAGGTAGCAAAAGGTGGGACACCTGCGCCCCTGAAGCTATCCTTCACGCCGTTGGTGGTATTTTAACCGATTCTCTCGGAGAACAGTACTCGTATGATGCGGGAACATCATACCAAAACTTAAAAGGCATACTAGCTACTGCTCCCAGCGAAGATCATCAGTGGTACTTGAGCCACATACCGCAAGAAGTGAAGGAAAGATTAGAACAGTAA
- the LOC143367946 gene encoding 3'(2'),5'-bisphosphate nucleotidase 1 isoform X3, whose protein sequence is MITIYKKIPQPMENLKDGSKRFLIVTDSRLVDICYSESRCIIASLSRQFPNITIIGEEGSTDCDVPIDWVVTEADEEVLKLKLPAHLEDIDLKDVCVWVDPLDGTSEYAQGLVEHVTVLVGVAIGQKAVGGVIHQPYYKSVESDILGRTLWGINGVGYGGFTPIAPPKGKRIIAATRSHSNANIQAAINALHPDEVLRVGGAGYKVILLMEGKAHAYVFASKGSKRWDTCAPEAILHAVGGILTDSLGEQYSYDAGTSYQNLKGILATAPSEDHQWYLSHIPQEVKERLEQ, encoded by the exons ATGAtaactatttataaaaaaatacctcAACCCATG GAAAATTTGAAAGATGGCTCAAAGCGCTTCCTTATTGTCACGGATAGTCGCCTCGTCGATATCTGCTACAGTGAGAGCAG GTGTATCATTGCTTCGTTAAGTCGCcagtttccaaatatcaccatTATAGGCGAAGAAGGATCGACGGATTGTGACGTACCAATCGACTGGGTCGTGACAGAGGCAGATGAAGAagtattgaaattgaaattaccGGCGCACCTGGAAGATATCGATCTCAAAGACGTGTGTGTTTGGGTAGATCCGTTGGACG GAACATCGGAGTACGCGCAGGGCCTCGTAGAACATGTTACAGTTTTAGTAGGAGTGGCCATTGGGCAGAAAGCGGTCGGAGGTGTAATTCATCAACCATATTATAAAAGTGTGGAAAGCGATATATTGGGGCGTACTCTTTGGGGTATTAATGGGGTAGGGTATGGCGGATTCACACCGATTGCACCTCCGAAAGGGAAAAGAATAATTGCAGCAACACG TTCGCATTCGAACGCTAACATTCAGGCAGCTATAAACGCCTTACATCCGGATGAAGTTCTACGCGTTGGCGGCGCTGGGTATAAGGTAATACTTTTAATGGAAGGAAAAGCTCATGCTTACGTTTTTGCTAGCAAAGGTAGCAAAAGGTGGGACACCTGCGCCCCTGAAGCTATCCTTCACGCCGTTGGTGGTATTTTAACCGATTCTCTCGGAGAACAGTACTCGTATGATGCGGGAACATCATACCAAAACTTAAAAGGCATACTAGCTACTGCTCCCAGCGAAGATCATCAGTGGTACTTGAGCCACATACCGCAAGAAGTGAAGGAAAGATTAGAACAGTAA
- the LOC143367946 gene encoding 3'(2'),5'-bisphosphate nucleotidase 1 isoform X1 produces MAQSASLLSRIVASSISATVRAGKIIRDVMSHGGLNIVEKGKNDLQTEADRCAQRCIIASLSRQFPNITIIGEEGSTDCDVPIDWVVTEADEEVLKLKLPAHLEDIDLKDVCVWVDPLDGTSEYAQGLVEHVTVLVGVAIGQKAVGGVIHQPYYKSVESDILGRTLWGINGVGYGGFTPIAPPKGKRIIAATRSHSNANIQAAINALHPDEVLRVGGAGYKVILLMEGKAHAYVFASKGSKRWDTCAPEAILHAVGGILTDSLGEQYSYDAGTSYQNLKGILATAPSEDHQWYLSHIPQEVKERLEQ; encoded by the exons ATGGCTCAAAGCGCTTCCTTATTGTCACGGATAGTCGCCTCGTCGATATCTGCTACAGTGAGAGCAGGTAAAATAATAAGAGATGTTATGAGTCACGGTGGTCTGAACATAGTAGAAAAAGGCAAGAATGACTTACAAACTGAAGCGGATCGTTGTGCTCAAAGGTGTATCATTGCTTCGTTAAGTCGCcagtttccaaatatcaccatTATAGGCGAAGAAGGATCGACGGATTGTGACGTACCAATCGACTGGGTCGTGACAGAGGCAGATGAAGAagtattgaaattgaaattaccGGCGCACCTGGAAGATATCGATCTCAAAGACGTGTGTGTTTGGGTAGATCCGTTGGACG GAACATCGGAGTACGCGCAGGGCCTCGTAGAACATGTTACAGTTTTAGTAGGAGTGGCCATTGGGCAGAAAGCGGTCGGAGGTGTAATTCATCAACCATATTATAAAAGTGTGGAAAGCGATATATTGGGGCGTACTCTTTGGGGTATTAATGGGGTAGGGTATGGCGGATTCACACCGATTGCACCTCCGAAAGGGAAAAGAATAATTGCAGCAACACG TTCGCATTCGAACGCTAACATTCAGGCAGCTATAAACGCCTTACATCCGGATGAAGTTCTACGCGTTGGCGGCGCTGGGTATAAGGTAATACTTTTAATGGAAGGAAAAGCTCATGCTTACGTTTTTGCTAGCAAAGGTAGCAAAAGGTGGGACACCTGCGCCCCTGAAGCTATCCTTCACGCCGTTGGTGGTATTTTAACCGATTCTCTCGGAGAACAGTACTCGTATGATGCGGGAACATCATACCAAAACTTAAAAGGCATACTAGCTACTGCTCCCAGCGAAGATCATCAGTGGTACTTGAGCCACATACCGCAAGAAGTGAAGGAAAGATTAGAACAGTAA
- the Mttfb2 gene encoding mitochondrial transcription factor B2 — MPRTNESHNSVMLHSTKRINHTTAAANNTNSLEDKKGECYQIPTLLHGYLQTTGLEWRNNIPYKYLSMSTKNTDLYLINQHVAEQFVSLIKDDLLQNATRVIEMNPGLGMITKELLDNGVPFIHLYEKEEMFVKRLNNLRDEFPKRLSIEHANLYNISRMMNVDSIRSSNEPVFGPLGDVRGRKWEEPSSVQIIGATNKLKFIRHLILSTVFQSSFMMNERAIFYMAISPSIWHRFAEPRKVTSGNVMFQTIFNYKLFGSLERKAFLPWHRNRVMKNRRKKYALDIYTDDINSLYVVKLEPKPDLFTLFKKKQDLIHFWHFVRHNLYKPSYRVIPAMEKIMPGCGFDLIKKNYNIFTQFNDLTASQIYDLFMELQAWPEIKNSIFMSSAADVRTTYALYNDKEYDE, encoded by the exons ATGCCTCGAACAAATGAATCCCATAACAGTGTAATGCTTCATTCGACGAAGAGAATAAATCATACAACAGCTGCAGCGAATAACACAAACAGCTTGGAGGATAAAAAAGGAGAGTGTTATCAAATTCCTACCCTACTTCATGGATACCTACAAACTACAGGTTTAGAGTGGAGGAATAACATTCCATATAAGTACTTATCTATGTCCACCAAGAATACAGATTTATACCTAATAAACCAACACGTAGCCGAGCAGTTTGTATCGTTGATTAAGGACGATCTGTTACAGAATGCTACTCGTGTAATTGAAATGAACCCAGGTTTGGGTATGATAACGAAGGAGCTGCTCGACAATGGTGTACCATTTATACACTTGTATGAAAAAGAAGAGATGTTTGTTAAGCGATTAAATAACTTGCGAGATGAATTTCCTAAACGATTAAGTATAGAACACGCAAACCTTTATAATATATCAAGAATGATGAATGTAGACTCCATTCGTTCAAGTAACGAGCCTGTATTTGGACCACTCGGTGACGTAAGAGGGAGAAAATGGGAGGAACCGAGTTCTGTACAAATAATTGGGGCAACCAATAAGTTGAAATTTATAAGGCACTTAATATTGAGCACAGTGTTTCAATCGTCCTTCATGATGAATGAACGAGCAATATTTTATATGGCGATATCACCATCGATATGGCAT AGGTTCGCGGAGCCCAGGAAAGTGACCTCCGGCAACGTCATGTTTCAAacgatatttaattacaaacttTTTGGCTCCCTAGAGAGGAAAGCGTTTTTGCCGTGGCACAGAAACAGAGTGATGAAGAATAGACGGAAGAAATACGCGTTGGATATTTACACGGACGATATCAACTCGCTTTACGTTGTCAAATTGGAACCAAAGCCTGACCTCTTTacgttatttaagaagaaacaaGATTTGATACATTTCTGGCACTTCGTGCGGCATAATTTATATAAACCATCGTACAGAGTGATACCCGCAATGGA GAAAATAATGCCAGGCTGTGGTTTCGACTtgataaaaaagaattacaacATATTTACACAGTTTAATGACTTGACCGCCAGTCAGATTTATGATCTTTTCATGGAACTTCAAGCTTGgcctgaaatcaaaaacagtatATTCATGTCAAGTGCGGCGGATGTTAGAACAACGTACGCTTTATATAACGACAAAGAATATGACGAGTGA